In a genomic window of Campylobacter concisus:
- a CDS encoding phosphatidylserine decarboxylase: protein MNKDNMFSQIFGKVAKINFFKPLQEAINSFYIKLFKIDMSEFKPANEYKNLNELFTRRLIKPRDFDTADEMFISPVDGTCLSFGSTKELKAFSIKGMEYSVSELLGQSELEGEYDFANIYLSPKDYHHYHAPCDIAIKKAIYIPGKLYSVAAKWLAKVDSLYTKNERVALSCEIKNGKKLWLVFVGALNVGKMKFCFDERIQTNAMANFTQIYEYENLHIKKGERLGNFELGSTIVILSEKDAIEYNLFENKELKFAETIGIIK, encoded by the coding sequence ATGAATAAAGACAATATGTTTTCTCAAATTTTTGGAAAGGTTGCAAAGATTAACTTTTTCAAACCACTTCAAGAAGCCATAAATTCTTTTTACATAAAGCTGTTTAAGATAGATATGAGCGAGTTTAAGCCAGCAAATGAATATAAAAATTTAAATGAGCTTTTTACTAGAAGGCTCATAAAACCAAGAGATTTTGATACGGCAGATGAGATGTTTATAAGCCCAGTTGATGGTACTTGTCTTAGTTTTGGTAGCACAAAGGAACTAAAGGCCTTTAGCATAAAAGGCATGGAGTATAGTGTAAGCGAACTATTGGGGCAGAGTGAGCTTGAGGGCGAATATGACTTTGCAAATATCTATCTTAGCCCAAAAGATTATCATCATTATCATGCACCTTGCGATATTGCCATTAAAAAAGCCATATACATTCCGGGTAAGCTTTACAGCGTGGCTGCAAAATGGCTTGCAAAAGTAGACAGCCTTTATACAAAGAATGAACGCGTAGCGCTATCTTGTGAGATAAAAAATGGTAAGAAACTTTGGCTTGTTTTTGTAGGTGCGTTAAATGTCGGAAAGATGAAATTTTGTTTTGATGAGCGTATACAGACAAATGCGATGGCAAATTTTACACAAATTTACGAGTATGAAAATTTACATATCAAAAAGGGCGAGCGCCTTGGGAATTTTGAGCTTGGCTCAACTATCGTGATACTTAGCGAAAAAGATGCAATTGAATACAATCTCTTTGAAAATAAAGAGCTTAAATTTGCCGAGACCATTGGAATAATAAAATAA
- a CDS encoding metallophosphoesterase → MGLFRIIIGAFIFSVLTNLYSYKRFIKKVSFFTPHLKKIRIFFYIISVLEFVFVLQLRFSFLNIELYLIAGTLIGFSLFLFGVSLFYDVVRSICSKAYFNPTRRKFIKFCFDVTFVVFIVACFLKGIFNALTPPKIRQISIKIKNLQSDLKIAMITDVHIGEFLQKDFVAELVKEINLARPDLVVIVGDLVDMRAELIGDFLDPLKNLKSTYGTFYVPGNHEYYHGVDGILEKIRALGIRVLGNKNEKIAGINLAGVYDLAGIKFKNLEPNLDEALTGRDPSLPTILLSHQPKFIKSMQQDVDLVLCGHTHAGQIFPFGLLVLLDQGFLHGLYKINDKMQAYVSSGAGFWGPPVRIFAPSEIAILNLSKE, encoded by the coding sequence TTGGGACTTTTTCGGATCATTATCGGGGCATTTATCTTTAGTGTTCTTACAAATTTATACTCATACAAACGTTTTATCAAAAAGGTATCTTTTTTTACTCCACACCTTAAAAAAATTCGTATATTTTTCTATATTATTAGTGTGCTTGAGTTTGTATTTGTTCTTCAACTAAGATTTTCTTTTTTAAATATAGAACTCTATCTGATAGCAGGAACTCTCATCGGTTTTTCTCTATTTCTATTTGGTGTTAGTTTGTTTTATGATGTTGTTAGATCCATTTGCTCAAAAGCTTATTTTAATCCCACAAGACGAAAATTTATTAAATTTTGCTTTGATGTGACATTTGTTGTTTTTATAGTTGCTTGCTTTTTGAAAGGAATTTTTAACGCACTTACTCCGCCAAAGATTAGACAGATTAGTATAAAAATAAAAAATTTACAAAGTGATCTAAAAATAGCCATGATAACTGATGTGCACATTGGAGAGTTTTTGCAAAAGGACTTTGTGGCTGAGCTTGTAAAAGAGATAAATTTAGCTAGACCAGACCTAGTGGTGATAGTTGGCGACTTGGTTGATATGAGAGCTGAGCTTATCGGCGATTTTTTGGATCCATTAAAAAACCTTAAAAGTACCTATGGCACCTTTTATGTCCCTGGCAATCACGAATACTACCACGGAGTTGATGGGATATTAGAAAAAATTCGCGCTCTAGGCATTAGGGTGCTTGGCAATAAAAATGAAAAAATAGCTGGCATAAATTTAGCAGGGGTCTATGATCTAGCTGGCATAAAGTTTAAAAATTTAGAGCCAAATTTAGATGAGGCATTGACAGGACGTGACCCATCGCTACCTACCATCTTGCTCTCTCATCAGCCAAAATTTATAAAATCAATGCAGCAAGATGTTGATCTGGTGCTTTGCGGTCATACACACGCTGGTCAAATTTTCCCTTTTGGCCTTTTGGTTTTACTTGATCAGGGATTTTTACATGGCCTTTATAAGATTAATGATAAAATGCAAGCTTATGTTAGCAGTGGTGCTGGATTTTGGGGGCCTCCTGTTAGAATTTTTGCTCCAAGTGAGATTGCAATATTAAACTTAAGTAAGGAATAA